The Labrus bergylta chromosome 15, fLabBer1.1, whole genome shotgun sequence genome includes a region encoding these proteins:
- the scml4 gene encoding sex comb on midleg-like protein 4 isoform X2, with protein sequence MSTLSDTSEMQTPTLGPQFIVGPQGKVPGRKRGRPPIRKLEFQSHYVEPLLSPLKVPKKRGRKPGFKLKPRMVMSPLANSPPNSTPETEMCSLPQDAAIVPHSATPQVLTETPMPDDYLCDPPVDSKRYAVDPSDSAFNLMASQYPQKHSYAYRGSSCSAPIGVCRQASSPGSFTDGNRNAYSPMPDSGQCKHAAGKDPSRWGVEEVVWFIKDADPQALGPHAEAFRKHEIDGDALLLLKSEMMMKYLGLKLGPALKLCYHIDRLKQNRL encoded by the exons ATGAGTACCTTGTCTGATACATCAGAGATGCAGACTCCCACTCTCGGCCCACAGTTCATAGTGGGGCCTCAGGGTAAGGTGCCAGGCAGAAAGAGAGGGCGGCCTCCTATCCGTAAACTTGAGTTCCAGAGTCACTACGTTGAGCCGCTGCTGTCCCCTCTGAAAGTCCCGAAGAAGAGGGGCAGAAAACCTGGCTTTAAG ctgAAGCCCAGGATGGTGATGTCCCCGCTGGCTAACTCTCCTCCAAACAGCACACCAGAGACTGAGATGTGCTCTCTCCCACAGGATGCTGCTATCGTCCCTCACTCTGCCACTCCACAAGTCCTGACAG AGACTCCAATGCCTGATGACTACTTATGTGACCCACCAGTGGACTCGAAGCGCTACGCTGTGGATCCCAGTGACTCTGCCTTTAACCTCATGGCATCCCAGTACCCACAAAAACACTCTTATGCTTATCGTGGCAGCAGTTGTTCTGCCCCAATAGGTGTGTGTAGACAAGCATCCAGCCCTGGAAGCTTCACGGATGGGAACAGGAATG CTTACAGTCCAATGCCTGACAGTGGACAGTGCAAGCATGCTGCTGGTAAGGACCCGTCCAGGTGGGGTGTCGAGGAGGTTGTTTGGTTCATCAAAGATGCTGACCCCCAAGCCCTGGGACCCCATGCTGAGGCTTTCAGGAAGCAT GAGATAGACGGTGACGCTCTGCTCTTGCTGAAaagtgagatgatgatgaaatATCTTGGACTGAAGCTGGGACCTGCTCTTAAACTGTGTTACCACATCGACAGGCTCAAACAGAATCGGTTGTGA
- the scml4 gene encoding sex comb on midleg-like protein 4 isoform X1, whose protein sequence is MSTLSDTSEMQTPTLGPQFIVGPQGKVPGRKRGRPPIRKLEFQSHYVEPLLSPLKVPKKRGRKPGFKLKPRMVMSPLANSPPNSTPETEMCSLPQDAAIVPHSATPQVLTAETPMPDDYLCDPPVDSKRYAVDPSDSAFNLMASQYPQKHSYAYRGSSCSAPIGVCRQASSPGSFTDGNRNAYSPMPDSGQCKHAAGKDPSRWGVEEVVWFIKDADPQALGPHAEAFRKHEIDGDALLLLKSEMMMKYLGLKLGPALKLCYHIDRLKQNRL, encoded by the exons ATGAGTACCTTGTCTGATACATCAGAGATGCAGACTCCCACTCTCGGCCCACAGTTCATAGTGGGGCCTCAGGGTAAGGTGCCAGGCAGAAAGAGAGGGCGGCCTCCTATCCGTAAACTTGAGTTCCAGAGTCACTACGTTGAGCCGCTGCTGTCCCCTCTGAAAGTCCCGAAGAAGAGGGGCAGAAAACCTGGCTTTAAG ctgAAGCCCAGGATGGTGATGTCCCCGCTGGCTAACTCTCCTCCAAACAGCACACCAGAGACTGAGATGTGCTCTCTCCCACAGGATGCTGCTATCGTCCCTCACTCTGCCACTCCACAAGTCCTGACAG CAGAGACTCCAATGCCTGATGACTACTTATGTGACCCACCAGTGGACTCGAAGCGCTACGCTGTGGATCCCAGTGACTCTGCCTTTAACCTCATGGCATCCCAGTACCCACAAAAACACTCTTATGCTTATCGTGGCAGCAGTTGTTCTGCCCCAATAGGTGTGTGTAGACAAGCATCCAGCCCTGGAAGCTTCACGGATGGGAACAGGAATG CTTACAGTCCAATGCCTGACAGTGGACAGTGCAAGCATGCTGCTGGTAAGGACCCGTCCAGGTGGGGTGTCGAGGAGGTTGTTTGGTTCATCAAAGATGCTGACCCCCAAGCCCTGGGACCCCATGCTGAGGCTTTCAGGAAGCAT GAGATAGACGGTGACGCTCTGCTCTTGCTGAAaagtgagatgatgatgaaatATCTTGGACTGAAGCTGGGACCTGCTCTTAAACTGTGTTACCACATCGACAGGCTCAAACAGAATCGGTTGTGA